One genomic segment of Methanofastidiosum sp. includes these proteins:
- a CDS encoding SRPBCC family protein, with the protein MKNLEFKFKTLKQKVIIPADPDDVYGAIIDENKHSVFTGSKATSDPKVGGKFTAWDGYIFGKYVELEKGKKIVQEWSTTEWPKGYPPSIFELKLKKAQGGTEIEMTHSKVPEEQADDYEQGWEDYYWKPLKEYFKK; encoded by the coding sequence GTGAAAAACTTGGAATTTAAGTTTAAAACATTGAAACAAAAAGTTATCATCCCAGCAGATCCAGATGATGTATATGGGGCAATTATAGACGAAAATAAGCATTCGGTTTTTACAGGCTCCAAAGCAACATCCGATCCCAAGGTAGGGGGCAAGTTCACCGCGTGGGATGGGTACATCTTTGGCAAATATGTTGAACTTGAAAAGGGGAAAAAGATAGTCCAGGAATGGAGCACTACGGAATGGCCGAAGGGTTATCCTCCATCGATATTTGAACTAAAATTAAAGAAAGCCCAAGGTGGAACTGAAATAGAAATGACGCATTCTAAAGTTCCAGAAGAACAAGCAGATGATTACGAGCAGGGATGGGAGGATTATTACTG